The window GATTATCTCAGGCGGTATAACGTACCCAAGGAAAGGGAACAGCAATATCTCGGATCGGGAGTGATCGTCGACAAGGATGGATATATTCTTACTAACAATCATCTTGTGCAGAACGCCGACGAGGTGGAGGTGATTCTTCCGGACAAGAGGACTTTCGACGCGGTAATAGTCGGAAGCGATCCGAGGAGCGATGTCGCTGTTCTGAAGATCGATGCCAACGATCTCCCGGTCGTAGAGATGGGTAATTCCGAAGAATTGAGGCTTGGACAGACAGTTCTGGCTATCGGTTACCCCTATGCCGTAGGTCAGACAGTTACCAAGGGGATAATCAGCGCGTTGGGCAGGTCGCTGGAACTCGTTGATTACGAGAATTTTATCCAGACAGACGCGGCTATAAACCCGGGAAATTCCGGTGGAGCGCTGATAAATACCAGGGGTGAACTTATTGGTATCAATACGGCGATCTATTCAAGATCCGGAGGTAGCCAGGGAATAGGATTCGCGATACCGATCGAACTGGCCCACAGCATAATGGAAAACATCATCGCTCACGGACGGGTCATACGCGGGTACGTAGGGGTGGTCCCACAGGATGTCCAACCTGAGATGGCGGAATTTTTCGGTCTCAAGGATACCGAAGGTGTTCTGATATCTCATGTCGCTGAGGAAAGTCCGGCGAGCAGGGCTGGATTCGAGCGTGGCGATGTCGTGACAGAATTCGGAGGAAGGAAGATAAAGGATACGGGTGAATTCAGACGTGCAGCGGCGGAAGCGGAACCGGGAAGCGAAGTCGCGGTGGAGATCATCAGGAATGGCAAGCACAGGACTCTGAAAGTCACGATGGGAGAACATCCGTCAAATGAACCAGCCAGGGTCGAGAAGCAGATCGAGGACAGAAATCCTGTTTTTCTCGGTGTTGGACTTGAGACGCTTTCCGACAGATACAGGGAGGCAATGAATATCCCTTCGAGGATCAAGGGAGTCATAATAAGGCAAATAGACAGGAACACTCCGGCGGCTAAGGCGGGGCTTGGCACCGGTGACGTAATTGTCGAAGTCAACAAGAAGAAAATCGAGGATATCGATGATTTTCGAAAAGTCGTCGAAGATTCCGACGGCAGCAAAGTGCTACTTCTTGTTTACAGGAATGGAAGTTACTTTTATACTGCGGTAAAGGAATAGGGGCGGCGCAAGTCGCGCCCGCCCGCCGGTCTATCGATCTTTCGGCCTGGACTGGCCGGAGGAGACCGGTTTTTCAAATCGTAGAAGAATGAATTATGAGGGATGACCTGTGAGTGTATTCGCCCTGCTGCTGGTATTGATCTTATCCGCCCTGATAATCAAGGTTGGTTCAATAGCGCTACGGATGACGGGACTTGACAAGGAGACAGCCGCTTTTCAGGCGCTTTCTGCTTATACCGGAACGGGATTTACGACCTCTGAAGCTGAAAATATCGTAAATCACCGCGAGCGACGAAAGATCGTAAAGATGCTCATGATCCTTGGAAATATCGGGATCGTCTCGGGGTTGGCGATGTTATACATCTCTTTCAGGGGGGACAGTTTTTCAAATGCCCTGGCCAAACTGGGGCTTCTCGGTCTCGTCCTGATAGTCGTCCTCGCTTTTCCAGTGGCGAAAGGTCTGGACAATGTGGTCGACAGGTTTATCACGAGAAGACTGTCAAAAATGACTCACTTTTCGATGGGAGCATTCTCGGAAATAATCAAGCTTGCAAGTGGATATGGAATAGCCGAGCTGCTGATAACCGATTCTCATCTTCTTGCCGGCAAGAAACTGATGGAGACAGATCTGAGCCAGAGCAACATACTAATCCTTGCCATAAAGAGAGGGTTTCATATGATTCCCACTCCGAAGGCTGACCAGCAGATCAGGGCGGGTGACAAGTTGCTCTGCTTCGGATACCTCAAGGGGATGTCCGATCTTGTCCGCAAGGATGGAGACCCGGAGTAGAAGATCGTCGAGGTGAGAATGGTTACGGGGGCGTTTGATGCGCCCCCGTTTTTGCTGCCAGCCGTTGATCGGCGGCTGGCATTTATTTGTCCGTGACTGCCTGTGTCTTGCGTGGCGACAGGTGATCAGTCGTAGTATTCCTGTCCGAGATGCGTGATCATATCCTCTCCCTGTATATACCTCAGCGTATTTTTCAATTTCATCAGCTGTATGAACAGGTCATGCTCTGGATAGAGTCCGGGAGCATGCTGCGGAGACTTGAAATAGAAGGATAGCCACTCCTGGATCCCTTTGAACCCGATCCGGTTGGCCAGATCGAGAAAAAGTGCGAGATCGAGTACGATCGGGGCCGCGAGAATACTGTCGCGGCAGAGAAAATCGACTTTGATCTGCATCGGATAACCAAGCCATCCGAAAATATCTATATTATCCCATCCTTCCTTGTTGTCTCCTCTTGGAGGATAGTAGTTTATCCTGACCTTATGATAGAACCGGTCGTACAGATCGGGGTAGAGTTTCGGTTGAAGTATGTGTTCCAGGACTGACAGTTTGCTCTCTTCCTTCGTCTTGAATGATTCCGGATCGTCGAGTACTTCTCCATCCCTGTTGCCGAGTATATTGGTCGAGAACCAGCCGTTCAGGCCTATCATCCTTGCCTTGAATCCCGGTGCCAGGATAGTCTTCATCAGCGTCTGGCCTGTCTTGAAATCCTTTCCGCAGACAGGCACGCTGTTCTTGTCCGCGAGTTCCATCAGTGCCGGAATATCTATCGTAAGGTTGGGGGCGCCGTTGGCAAACGGGATCCCCATTGAAAGAGCGGCATAGGCGTAAACCATGCTCGGAGCGATCCGTGGATCGTTTTCCTTCATCCCTTTCTCGAACGCGCTCAGGCTCATATGGACGTCGGAAGGTTTGATAAAGATCTCAGTGCTGGCGCACCATACGATGACGACTCTCTCACATTTATTTTTTTTCTTGAACTCTTCTATGTCTGTTTTCAGCTGGTCGGCAAGATCGAACCAGTTTTTACCTTTTTTGACCCATGTCCCGGAGAGTTTTTTTACGTAATTCTGATCGAAGACCGCTTTCATCGGTTTGATACTTTCCAGGAAAGGTCTTATGGCATCGATCGTGTCGACGTTCAGGACTCCCGCTTTAACCGCCGCCTGATAGGCGTTGTCCTCGAAAATATCCCATCCCCCGAATACGATATCGCCGAGTTCGGCCAACGGGATAAAATCTTTAATCATCGGGGTCCTGTTCTCCGTCCTTTTGCCAAGCCTTATCGTACCCATCTGAGTCAGCGAGCCGATCGGTTTGGCCTGACCCTGCCTGATCGCCTCGACCCCTGCCATGAATGTCGTCGATACCGCGCCCATTCCAGGCGTAAGGATGCCGAGTCTCCCAACTGGTTTTACTGGTTTTTTCTTGACCTCCATAATTCATCCTCCTTGCTTTCGTCTGATCCGTCGATCGGTTTCCTGGTTTAATCGTCACTTGCCGGCGCCACTTATTTGGCGGCGGATACCTGACGACAAGCCGATATTACCATCTTGACATAATAAAACAAATTTATTATATTAATGATAATTATAAAAAATAATTATGGAAATAAGAACATTGAAATACTATCTGTCTCTTGCCGAAAAAGGAAGCTTTACAGAAGCGGCCAGGGATCATTTTGTCACCCAGCCGGCAGTCAGTATCCAGTTGAAAAAACTACAGGAAGAACTCGGGACGCGACTGTATGAAGTCGAGGGGCGGGAAGTGAGGTTTACTGAATCCGGACGTGTCGCCCTTGGATACGCGAAAAGGTTTACCGATCTGGAAAAAGAATTCTTCCTGGAGATGAACGATCTGGAGGGTTTGAAAAGAGGAAAGTTAAAGATAGGTACGATAGACGCGGCCAGCATATATGTCCTGCCGGGGGTGTTCTCGAAGTTCAGGGAGATTTACCCCGGAATAGAGGTAGACCTGGAGATATCATCGACACTCCCTCTTCTCGAGGGCCTCGACGGCGGCAGGCTCGATCTGGTCGTAGGTACTCTTCCCGTCAGTAAAAAAGGGGGGTTCGAAGTCTTTCCCGTATTCAGAGAGAAACTGATTTTTATAGCTTCGCCTGATCATCCCCTCGCCATGGAAAAAGAAATCAGTCCCGCCCGTATAGGGGAATATTCATTTATCTCATTTCATCAGAAGTCGGTCACGAGGAAGATGATCGAAGAGGTCTTCAGGAAGAAAAAGACAGACCTGAATATCAAAATGGCTATCGACAGCCAGGAGGCGATACGTAACCTTGTAATAGCGGGGCTGGGGATCAGTATCCTTCCTGAATGGACAGTCAGTGGCCAGATCAGTTCCGGAGCGTTGAAGGAACTGAAAGTCCGCGGGTTGGATCTGAGAAGGGAAATAGGCCTGATCCTTTCGTCAAGACGGTATATACCATCTACGGCAAGGGCTTTTCTTGGCGTTTTAAAAGATGAGATGGGAGTCGATCTTCCATCGCGGTTCATACTCCAGAAGGGAGATCCCAAATGAGAAAGAGGATAGAAGTGGCAAGGGAAGCGATACTTTCGGCAGGCGCCCTTATCAAGGAGACCTTCGGGAGGGAACTTTCCGGAGAAGTTAAGGAAAAAGACAGGAATGATTTTGTCACGGCTACCGATATGGCCAGTGAGAAGTTGATCAAGGAGACTATCAGATCGGCTTTTCCCGATTCAGGATTCTTAGCCGAAGAAAGTGTTTCTATTCGATCGGAGAGGGAAATATGGATAATAGACCCTCTCGACGGGACTACCAACTATATCCATGGATATCCATCGATAGGAGTATCGATAGCTCTCCTGGTAGAGAACAGGATCACGATCGGACTGGTCTATGACCCGTTGCGTGAAGAACTGTTCGAAGCGGTGAGGGGGGAAGGGGCGTACTGCAACAGCGTGCCGATCAGAGTATCGAGGCCTGGCGCTCTGACCGATTCGTTGCTTGGCACGGGATTTCCTTTCAAGGCTTCAGGGCATCTTGATGATTATCTCGTCCTTTTCAGGGATCTTTTTCTCAGGTGCAGGGGGATAAGGCGGTCCGGGGCAGCTGTTCTCGATCTCAGCCATGTCGCCGCCGGAAGGCTCGATGGTTTCTTCGAACTTCACCTCAAACCGTGGGATATGGCCGCCGGAGCCTTGCTGGTCTCCGAGGCAGGGGGGGATGTCAGTGATTTTTTCGGAGAACCTTTCTGTCTCTCAAGAGGAAATATCATAGCCTCATCGCCGCTCATATTCGGATATCTTGTTGAAGCGGCCTCAAGAGTATTTGACAGTGATGCTATCGCGGACCTATCAAACGATCTGTTGAGCAGTGGAATAAAGAAAGGGCCGCAGTGGTGATTACGGCCCTTTACCCCTGTTATCGATATGTGATGATGTGGATCATTCCACGAAGTAACAGTCCATCTTCCATTTGCCATGGAAGAAACCAAGCCCCTCGCCATCGGAGATCCATTCCCCTTTCAGGACTCCCTGTCTAAGACGATCCCGTCCGAGCCATTCCCCTTCGAACCATCCGAAACCGGGATCTTCGATCGACATCGTCGGAGCGAGTCCATAGTCGCCGCGAAGGATACCTCTGAACCTTCCGTTCATATTGATATACTTGCCGAAGAATTTGTGTTCTCCGGCGCTGTTTATTCCAGCGATGCCCCTGAGATATCCCGACGCGATGCCATGTTCGCTCATCCAGACGCCTCTGAAATTGCCCAGGAGGACTCCTCTGAGCTCACCTGTTTGTTCATTGAACAGCGAGTCGGGTTCGATGCTTCTCCATTTTCCGAAGAGATAACCGTTAGGACAGTCAGGCGGGATGATGTGGCTTCCGATCATGATGCCGTTGCCGCACCGGTCGACAGGTTGCATCAGCTGCAGATCGATAAGCTCTCTGAGGGTGAAGGTCCTCTCGAACGGACCAGCCTTGAAATATAGTACCGGTTCCGGAATCTCTACTTTTGAACTGTCGCATATTGTACTGTCTGCGGGACCGGGAGGCACGACGAGTTTGACCTGTATGCCGTCAATGTGAGGATAGGTCTTAGAGACCCACTCTATTGTCGATCTGTCGATCCTGGTAATATAATCGTTGGGATCGAATCTTATCGCTTTCTCGATCACGATATATCCGCCCCGGAATTTCATGCCACCGGTCCAGTCGACTCCGCAGCAATCTGCTGTCGCCGTATCGGAGGCAGTATTGGCGAGATTTCCCCAGATCGAACGCAACCTGAACACTTTCGCGTAGCGGTGCCTGATGCAGTTCGCCACAGCCTCCTCATTCTGGAGGGGATCCCCGTAGAGAGGTTCATTTCCCATAAGGGCGAACTGGTATTCTTCTCCGAAGGCGGGGGATTCGTCATCTTCCGTATAACCGCCTGTTGGAGAATTCAGATCGATCGTCGCTTCCGTCGTATTGATCTCTGTGTCCGGTGTCGAAG of the Candidatus Krumholzibacteriota bacterium genome contains:
- a CDS encoding Do family serine endopeptidase — protein: MNFKKRLAGNASIILAALVVFLAAITVEDFFSGGRGPDGVLDRISTQAYALGSEVESLPDVVEKVVPAVVYIQSKSIVRQQEYESPMMQDPFFRRFFEDYLRRYNVPKEREQQYLGSGVIVDKDGYILTNNHLVQNADEVEVILPDKRTFDAVIVGSDPRSDVAVLKIDANDLPVVEMGNSEELRLGQTVLAIGYPYAVGQTVTKGIISALGRSLELVDYENFIQTDAAINPGNSGGALINTRGELIGINTAIYSRSGGSQGIGFAIPIELAHSIMENIIAHGRVIRGYVGVVPQDVQPEMAEFFGLKDTEGVLISHVAEESPASRAGFERGDVVTEFGGRKIKDTGEFRRAAAEAEPGSEVAVEIIRNGKHRTLKVTMGEHPSNEPARVEKQIEDRNPVFLGVGLETLSDRYREAMNIPSRIKGVIIRQIDRNTPAAKAGLGTGDVIVEVNKKKIEDIDDFRKVVEDSDGSKVLLLVYRNGSYFYTAVKE
- a CDS encoding TrkA C-terminal domain-containing protein, coding for MSVFALLLVLILSALIIKVGSIALRMTGLDKETAAFQALSAYTGTGFTTSEAENIVNHRERRKIVKMLMILGNIGIVSGLAMLYISFRGDSFSNALAKLGLLGLVLIVVLAFPVAKGLDNVVDRFITRRLSKMTHFSMGAFSEIIKLASGYGIAELLITDSHLLAGKKLMETDLSQSNILILAIKRGFHMIPTPKADQQIRAGDKLLCFGYLKGMSDLVRKDGDPE
- a CDS encoding inositol-3-phosphate synthase, translating into MEVKKKPVKPVGRLGILTPGMGAVSTTFMAGVEAIRQGQAKPIGSLTQMGTIRLGKRTENRTPMIKDFIPLAELGDIVFGGWDIFEDNAYQAAVKAGVLNVDTIDAIRPFLESIKPMKAVFDQNYVKKLSGTWVKKGKNWFDLADQLKTDIEEFKKKNKCERVVIVWCASTEIFIKPSDVHMSLSAFEKGMKENDPRIAPSMVYAYAALSMGIPFANGAPNLTIDIPALMELADKNSVPVCGKDFKTGQTLMKTILAPGFKARMIGLNGWFSTNILGNRDGEVLDDPESFKTKEESKLSVLEHILQPKLYPDLYDRFYHKVRINYYPPRGDNKEGWDNIDIFGWLGYPMQIKVDFLCRDSILAAPIVLDLALFLDLANRIGFKGIQEWLSFYFKSPQHAPGLYPEHDLFIQLMKLKNTLRYIQGEDMITHLGQEYYD
- a CDS encoding LysR family transcriptional regulator, yielding MKYYLSLAEKGSFTEAARDHFVTQPAVSIQLKKLQEELGTRLYEVEGREVRFTESGRVALGYAKRFTDLEKEFFLEMNDLEGLKRGKLKIGTIDAASIYVLPGVFSKFREIYPGIEVDLEISSTLPLLEGLDGGRLDLVVGTLPVSKKGGFEVFPVFREKLIFIASPDHPLAMEKEISPARIGEYSFISFHQKSVTRKMIEEVFRKKKTDLNIKMAIDSQEAIRNLVIAGLGISILPEWTVSGQISSGALKELKVRGLDLRREIGLILSSRRYIPSTARAFLGVLKDEMGVDLPSRFILQKGDPK
- a CDS encoding inositol monophosphatase, with the protein product MRKRIEVAREAILSAGALIKETFGRELSGEVKEKDRNDFVTATDMASEKLIKETIRSAFPDSGFLAEESVSIRSEREIWIIDPLDGTTNYIHGYPSIGVSIALLVENRITIGLVYDPLREELFEAVRGEGAYCNSVPIRVSRPGALTDSLLGTGFPFKASGHLDDYLVLFRDLFLRCRGIRRSGAAVLDLSHVAAGRLDGFFELHLKPWDMAAGALLVSEAGGDVSDFFGEPFCLSRGNIIASSPLIFGYLVEAASRVFDSDAIADLSNDLLSSGIKKGPQW